In one window of Sandaracinaceae bacterium DNA:
- a CDS encoding sporulation protein, with protein sequence MGLFDMFGAGGGALQIQVMGQATSGGTLTGNLVFTGGKRAQNVTNIAIRMSMDQRSMQMTPQGPQQRTDSRDIVPRIVVTQTFTSTPGQPSTFPFQMTIPGGLPSTTQGVVTYHLRASADIDNEPDPGASQEIQVMGTGPAVAQGMPGQMMPGQGMPGQMMPGQMMPGQGMPGQMMPGQMMPGQGMPGQMMPGQMPGQGMPGQMMPGMAGVAGMVAGVAGMAGMAQGMAPGMAQGMAPGMGQGMAPGMAPQQLAIGTRVMAIWTDGQYHPARIQFAQNGVYYVDWEEAHLGQTSPVYPQQLQIHPQQHAAAPVAAYAAQPAPVQKAVDPYAQQAAKHDPYAAKGGVDPYAAKGVAPGGAVAVGAAVMAQHPSNQQWYPGRVASVQNGMIGVDWDDPAMGASSWVMPAAVQPR encoded by the coding sequence ATGGGTCTATTCGATATGTTTGGTGCGGGCGGTGGGGCGCTGCAGATCCAGGTCATGGGGCAAGCGACCTCGGGCGGGACGCTGACGGGCAACTTGGTGTTCACGGGGGGCAAGCGCGCTCAGAACGTCACCAACATCGCGATTCGGATGAGCATGGACCAGCGCAGCATGCAGATGACGCCGCAGGGGCCGCAGCAGCGCACCGACTCGCGCGACATCGTGCCGCGCATCGTGGTGACGCAGACGTTCACGAGCACGCCCGGGCAGCCCTCCACCTTCCCGTTTCAGATGACCATCCCCGGTGGGTTGCCGAGCACCACGCAGGGCGTGGTCACGTACCACTTGCGCGCTTCTGCAGACATCGACAACGAGCCTGATCCGGGTGCGTCGCAGGAGATTCAGGTGATGGGCACCGGGCCCGCGGTGGCGCAGGGGATGCCGGGGCAGATGATGCCTGGACAGGGGATGCCGGGGCAGATGATGCCGGGGCAGATGATGCCCGGACAGGGCATGCCGGGGCAGATGATGCCGGGGCAGATGATGCCTGGACAGGGCATGCCGGGGCAGATGATGCCGGGCCAGATGCCCGGTCAGGGCATGCCTGGGCAGATGATGCCGGGCATGGCGGGTGTGGCTGGCATGGTCGCGGGAGTCGCGGGCATGGCGGGCATGGCTCAGGGCATGGCGCCCGGGATGGCGCAGGGCATGGCGCCCGGGATGGGTCAGGGCATGGCGCCCGGTATGGCACCGCAGCAGCTGGCCATCGGCACGCGCGTGATGGCCATCTGGACCGATGGCCAGTACCACCCTGCGCGCATCCAGTTCGCGCAGAACGGCGTCTATTACGTGGACTGGGAAGAGGCGCACCTGGGTCAGACCAGCCCTGTGTATCCGCAGCAGCTGCAGATTCATCCGCAGCAGCACGCGGCCGCGCCGGTGGCAGCCTACGCCGCGCAGCCCGCCCCCGTGCAGAAGGCCGTGGACCCCTACGCGCAGCAAGCCGCGAAGCACGACCCGTACGCCGCCAAGGGCGGTGTGGACCCGTACGCTGCCAAGGGCGTGGCCCCCGGTGGTGCCGTGGCCGTGGGCGCCGCCGTCATGGCGCAGCACCCCTCCAACCAGCAGTGGTATCCCGGTCGCGTCGCGTCGGTGCAGAACGGCATGATCGGCGTGGACTGGGACGACCCGGCGATGGGTGCGTCCAGCTGGGTGATGCCAGCGGCTGTGCAGCCCCGCTGA
- a CDS encoding glutathione S-transferase — MQLYVFPISHFSEKARWACDHHGVAYELVRCVPGPHVATMKRLGVKRTTVPVLTRADGPPIQGSGRIIAHLDALQPARSLTPADNGWQALEERADRDLGEALRRIFYSEMMTREAVIPLWSQDGPWWSGPLLHAMFPVMKAQVTKGYKLYPADVAAAEQAFEAAWTELEARLGSSPYLLEGRLTRADISVASLLGPLVMPAEHPFPFSKHTLPAALEPFVARYRGRPLWRYVERLYREDRLQ; from the coding sequence GTGCAGCTCTACGTCTTCCCCATCAGTCACTTCAGCGAGAAGGCTCGCTGGGCCTGCGACCACCACGGCGTCGCCTACGAGCTCGTGCGGTGCGTCCCCGGGCCGCACGTGGCCACCATGAAGCGCCTGGGCGTGAAGCGCACCACCGTGCCGGTGCTCACCCGTGCCGATGGGCCACCCATCCAGGGGTCGGGGCGCATCATCGCACACCTCGACGCGCTGCAGCCCGCGCGCTCGCTCACCCCTGCGGACAACGGCTGGCAGGCTCTCGAAGAGCGCGCCGACCGAGACCTGGGCGAGGCGCTGCGCCGCATCTTCTACTCGGAGATGATGACGCGCGAGGCCGTGATCCCGCTCTGGTCACAAGACGGCCCGTGGTGGAGTGGTCCACTTCTGCACGCGATGTTCCCCGTGATGAAGGCGCAGGTCACCAAGGGCTACAAGCTGTACCCCGCGGACGTGGCCGCCGCCGAGCAAGCCTTCGAGGCTGCGTGGACCGAGCTCGAGGCGCGCCTCGGGAGCAGCCCCTACCTGCTCGAGGGCCGCCTCACCCGCGCGGACATCAGCGTGGCCAGCTTGCTCGGCCCGCTGGTCATGCCGGCCGAGCACCCGTTCCCCTTCAGCAAGCACACGCTGCCCGCTGCGCTCGAGCCTTTCGTGGCTCGCTATCGCGGGCGTCCGCTGTGGCGCTACGTGGAGCGGCTCTATCGCGAAGACCGGCTTCAGTAG
- a CDS encoding response regulator: protein MATDVELVLSDVSMPRMTGLELLAAVHAGDCALPFLLMSGVADAALDGLATPLLRKPFAEEELLSAVALTLAERATPRGGLV from the coding sequence ATGGCCACGGACGTGGAGCTGGTCCTCTCCGACGTCTCCATGCCGCGCATGACGGGGCTCGAGCTCCTCGCGGCGGTCCACGCGGGGGACTGCGCCCTGCCCTTCCTGCTGATGTCGGGCGTGGCCGACGCCGCGCTCGACGGGCTGGCCACCCCGCTGCTGCGCAAGCCCTTTGCCGAAGAAGAACTGCTGAGCGCGGTGGCCCTCACGCTGGCCGAGCGCGCCACTCCACGGGGCGGGCTGGTCTAG
- a CDS encoding MBL fold metallo-hydrolase, producing the protein MPLAEEPTAEALPFMQLHFIDVGQGAATLLEFSCGAVLIDTGGERQPSDHRGSGCPRADHVPPATYDGSAQLLAYLHAFFARRPDLGGRLDALYLTHPHVDHTRGAPAVMRAFRVGVLVTNGQDGGSGACEQREAEQLAAASPDTRVVHVPNPGAPLGLTDEWLDPVACGDLDPELRVLFGRVDAGVAHPGWSATDLHNENEHSVVLRVQLGRFSALFTGDLETQGIQDLLAQSAPEALDVDLYHVGHHGSHNATTAALLAALSPATAVISMGSPTREASYSAWHYGHPRAQVVALLAASLSGRAERRSVLVATGQHAFESVEMDAALYATGWDGDVVIRAEADGRHARVLP; encoded by the coding sequence GTGCCGCTGGCCGAGGAGCCCACCGCCGAGGCGCTGCCGTTCATGCAGCTGCACTTCATCGACGTGGGGCAGGGCGCGGCCACGCTGCTGGAGTTCTCGTGCGGGGCCGTGCTCATCGACACGGGCGGCGAGCGCCAGCCGTCCGACCACCGTGGCTCGGGCTGCCCACGCGCGGACCACGTTCCGCCGGCAACGTATGACGGCAGCGCGCAGCTGCTGGCGTACCTGCACGCGTTCTTTGCCCGGCGGCCCGATCTGGGAGGACGCCTCGACGCGCTCTACCTGACGCACCCGCACGTGGACCACACGCGCGGAGCGCCGGCGGTCATGCGGGCGTTTCGCGTGGGGGTGCTGGTGACCAACGGGCAGGACGGCGGCTCGGGGGCGTGCGAGCAGCGCGAGGCCGAGCAGCTGGCGGCGGCCAGCCCCGACACCCGCGTGGTGCACGTGCCGAACCCGGGTGCGCCGCTCGGGCTCACCGACGAGTGGCTCGACCCCGTGGCGTGCGGCGACCTCGACCCGGAGCTGCGCGTGCTGTTCGGGCGGGTGGACGCGGGCGTGGCCCACCCGGGCTGGAGCGCGACGGACCTGCACAACGAGAACGAGCACAGCGTGGTGCTGCGCGTGCAGCTGGGGCGCTTCAGCGCGCTCTTCACGGGCGACCTCGAGACGCAGGGCATCCAGGATCTGCTCGCGCAGTCGGCCCCCGAGGCGCTGGACGTGGACCTCTATCACGTGGGCCACCACGGCTCGCACAACGCCACCACGGCGGCGCTGCTGGCGGCGCTGAGCCCTGCCACGGCGGTCATCTCCATGGGCTCGCCCACGCGCGAGGCTTCGTATAGCGCGTGGCACTACGGGCACCCGCGCGCACAAGTGGTGGCGCTGCTGGCGGCCAGCCTGAGCGGGCGCGCCGAGCGGCGGAGCGTGCTGGTGGCCACGGGGCAGCACGCCTTCGAGAGCGTGGAGATGGACGCCGCGCTGTACGCCACCGGGTGGGACGGCGACGTGGTGATCCGCGCCGAGGCCGACGGCCGCCACGCCCGCGTGCTGCCCTGA
- a CDS encoding VOC family protein yields the protein MGGITQLGYVGFAVTDPARWEQYATQVLGLSVSRRFADGGFSLRHDDQEQRLFIRPGTADDLDVLGFEAADLDAFVELAEHLAVADARVEFGSEAEAQQRGVERLLRFEEPGGLTCELYVGPVKASTPFASEVVRGGFVAGAQGFGHLALRARDMATSTRFFCDVLGARLSDRIITRIGDMDVRITFLHWNERHHSLALGEGLPKHIHHFMLQLRDLRDVGLALDRMVDHGVRVVQTLGQHPNDKMISFYSETPSGFEVELGWGGRTITEGWQPETHGIWTEWGHRPPAMLARAGRPREAR from the coding sequence ATGGGCGGCATCACGCAGCTGGGCTACGTGGGCTTCGCCGTGACCGACCCTGCGCGCTGGGAGCAGTACGCCACCCAGGTGCTGGGCCTGAGCGTGTCCAGGCGCTTCGCCGACGGTGGCTTCTCGCTGCGCCACGACGACCAGGAGCAGCGCCTGTTCATCCGGCCGGGGACCGCCGATGATCTCGACGTACTGGGCTTCGAGGCCGCCGACCTGGACGCGTTCGTGGAGCTCGCCGAGCACCTAGCCGTGGCCGATGCGCGCGTGGAGTTCGGCAGTGAAGCCGAGGCGCAGCAACGTGGGGTGGAGCGCCTGCTGCGCTTCGAGGAGCCCGGCGGCCTGACGTGCGAGCTGTACGTGGGGCCGGTGAAGGCCTCGACGCCCTTCGCCTCCGAGGTCGTGCGCGGCGGCTTCGTGGCCGGCGCTCAGGGCTTTGGCCACCTGGCCCTGCGAGCGCGCGACATGGCCACCTCCACGCGCTTCTTCTGCGACGTGCTGGGCGCGCGGCTGAGCGACCGCATCATCACGCGCATCGGCGACATGGACGTGCGCATCACCTTCCTGCACTGGAACGAGCGGCACCACTCGCTGGCGCTCGGCGAGGGCCTGCCCAAGCACATCCACCACTTCATGCTGCAGCTGCGTGACCTGCGCGACGTGGGCCTGGCGCTCGACCGCATGGTGGACCACGGCGTGCGCGTGGTGCAGACGCTGGGGCAGCACCCCAACGACAAGATGATCTCGTTCTACTCCGAGACGCCCTCGGGCTTCGAGGTGGAGCTGGGCTGGGGCGGCCGCACCATCACCGAGGGCTGGCAGCCCGAGACGCACGGCATCTGGACCGAGTGGGGCCACCGGCCGCCGGCCATGCTGGCCCGCGCAGGGCGGCCTCGGGAAGCGCGCTGA
- a CDS encoding Rieske 2Fe-2S domain-containing protein → MDTIIPPGNNAEARQKAFKGYPRGWFVVSFSDELKVGDVHTLNYFGKKYALYRGDDGVPRIMDAYCPHLGGSLARGKVNGDSLVCPFHAWRFGPDGKCNHIPYSARIPGKAVVDTTPCKEVNNIIFMWHDPAGGAPQFDVPVLPECDDADWMPWVHAKLRVHTHPHELVENVVDVGHFSPVHRTQVEKFENEFTGHIAKQINSGVAYPIGGGVDRYHIEATYYGPGFQISRWDGFMEARLINANTMVDTTAWTCASP, encoded by the coding sequence ATGGACACGATCATTCCCCCGGGCAACAACGCAGAGGCACGCCAGAAGGCGTTCAAGGGCTACCCACGCGGGTGGTTCGTGGTCTCGTTCTCCGACGAGCTGAAGGTGGGCGACGTCCACACGCTGAACTACTTCGGCAAGAAGTACGCGCTCTACCGCGGCGACGACGGCGTGCCCCGCATCATGGACGCGTACTGCCCGCACCTGGGCGGCAGCCTCGCGCGCGGCAAGGTCAACGGCGACTCGCTGGTGTGCCCGTTCCACGCCTGGCGCTTCGGGCCGGACGGCAAGTGCAACCACATCCCCTACAGCGCGCGCATCCCGGGCAAGGCCGTGGTGGACACCACCCCCTGCAAGGAGGTGAACAACATCATCTTCATGTGGCACGACCCGGCCGGCGGCGCGCCGCAGTTCGACGTGCCCGTGCTGCCCGAGTGCGACGACGCCGACTGGATGCCGTGGGTGCACGCCAAGCTGCGCGTGCACACGCACCCGCACGAGCTGGTGGAGAACGTGGTGGACGTGGGCCACTTCAGCCCCGTGCACCGCACGCAGGTGGAGAAGTTCGAGAACGAGTTCACGGGCCACATCGCGAAGCAGATCAATTCGGGCGTGGCCTACCCCATCGGCGGCGGCGTGGACCGCTACCACATCGAGGCCACGTACTACGGGCCCGGCTTCCAGATCTCGCGCTGGGACGGCTTCATGGAGGCGCGCCTGATCAACGCCAACACCATGGTGGACACAACAGCATGGACCTGCGCTTCGCCGTGA
- a CDS encoding aromatic ring-hydroxylating dioxygenase subunit alpha encodes MSASRFPFTSSPKGWFAVALSRELGPGQVLPVKAFEKDLVLFRGEDGQPKLLGAFCPHMGAHLGHGGKVVENTIKCPFHAWQFDGAGQCTKIPYAERIPPKAKVRPWTVMERNGMVLAWNDIEGGAPEWEVPVIPEIGSDEWTDFEVREWDIKTHSLDMAENQVDVAHFQYLHGTLDYPASEASVDGHIMRVASKAGMGTTRGAVAGSIESTSYGFGFNTIRFKGVVDTLLVTSVTPKDKDYVHVRFCFMVKKTGGAALDRGVGKAFIAEVSRQLEQDIPVWENKVFVHPPMLCEGDGPIPLFRKWLRQFFPAGTFDGMNLPAELYNA; translated from the coding sequence ATGAGTGCATCACGCTTCCCGTTCACGTCCAGTCCCAAAGGTTGGTTCGCCGTGGCCCTCAGCCGAGAGCTGGGCCCCGGGCAAGTGCTGCCGGTGAAGGCGTTCGAGAAGGACCTGGTCCTGTTCCGCGGTGAGGACGGGCAGCCCAAGCTGCTGGGCGCGTTCTGCCCGCACATGGGCGCGCACCTCGGCCATGGCGGCAAGGTGGTGGAGAACACCATCAAGTGCCCCTTCCACGCCTGGCAGTTCGATGGCGCCGGCCAGTGCACCAAGATCCCGTACGCCGAGCGCATCCCGCCCAAGGCCAAGGTGCGCCCGTGGACCGTCATGGAGCGCAACGGCATGGTCCTGGCCTGGAACGACATCGAGGGCGGCGCGCCCGAGTGGGAGGTGCCGGTCATCCCCGAGATCGGCTCCGACGAGTGGACCGACTTCGAGGTGCGCGAGTGGGACATCAAGACGCACAGCCTGGACATGGCCGAGAACCAGGTGGACGTGGCGCACTTCCAGTACCTGCACGGCACGCTCGACTACCCGGCGAGTGAGGCGAGCGTGGACGGACACATCATGCGCGTGGCCAGCAAGGCCGGCATGGGCACCACGCGCGGCGCGGTGGCGGGCAGCATCGAGTCCACGTCCTATGGCTTCGGCTTCAACACCATTCGCTTCAAGGGCGTGGTGGACACGCTGCTGGTCACGTCGGTCACCCCGAAGGACAAGGACTACGTGCACGTGCGCTTCTGCTTCATGGTCAAGAAGACCGGCGGCGCAGCGCTCGACCGCGGCGTGGGCAAGGCCTTCATCGCCGAGGTGTCGCGCCAGCTCGAGCAAGACATCCCCGTCTGGGAGAACAAGGTCTTCGTGCACCCGCCCATGCTGTGCGAGGGCGACGGTCCCATCCCGCTCTTCCGCAAGTGGCTGCGCCAGTTCTTCCCCGCCGGCACGTTCGACGGAATGAACCTGCCCGCCGAGCTCTACAACGCCTGA